DNA sequence from the Pungitius pungitius chromosome 16, fPunPun2.1, whole genome shotgun sequence genome:
CTAAAACAGAATTGTACTCTAATGAAAAAGCTTCCATTGTGTAAATGGCAGAGTCAATatgaagacattttaacagctcTACTTGGACCTTGGcatctatatttatttttttgtaaaaaaaaaaaacagaacatgtATGCTGAGAAGCAGGATTAATCAGCCATATATAatgtgaagacaaaaaaatacatgatCTTGGCTGATTCTCACAGCTGCCAAAACATTTGATGAGCCCGATGCTCAAATTTATGTTGACCAATTAGAAAGATCAAGAATTCCATTTGTCTCCACAGTTATTTGGCCATCTGGCTTTCTCTGCACCCTGAGGGAGCCCTCTGTAGCCTCACCATGCCGCTAAATCTATAGAGCCAGATAAAATTGATCCATAAAATGACATTCAGATTCAGAAAAAACAACTGcttacataaaaaaacatttagtatTTATATTATCCTGAATGGAAAGCTTCATTTCAATACCAAACCCACAACAGTGTcacaatgtaaataaaataccCTTGAGTCCTAGAAAggaaaatatatgaaaaagcTTTACAAATTTCAGAGCACTGTAAGCTGCACAAATATAATTGTTATGGGGAATTTCTATCATATTTGCTGGCTTTATTGTCTTCCACTATAAATtgcatgtttctgtttttttgattgAAACTGTACATGGCTGAAAGATTAATGGCTCTCTGGCCACTAAATATTCTGTCTGATTTTGACGTCAGATACTGTAGCCTTGCATTGCATGTGAAGCTTATTATGATGATCAACTTTCAGGGTTTTTTGAGACAAGGTTTCAACATCCAAAAAGAAGATAATGCATATTTTGCATCTCTTGTTGTCCTGAGCCCATAACGGACACTTGCAGTTTTAGTTCTCACGATGTGCACAATTCAGATCTTCTATTCAACGCTCATCACGACTGCGGAAAATGCAGCAAAACCTCTCCATCGTTTATCAATCGTATGGATAAGTATTAGAGCCCCCAAATCGAATAGGTCAGACAATTGTTTTTGAACAGCACAGCTGCTGAAGTCAAAAGCCCTGGTCAGATCGACTGGTAGAGgacagtattaaaaaaaagcagatgaggcctttgacatttctgttttaacCACTTACTTGTTCGCTTTTAGCCACGCTTTATTTTCAAAGAGTTGCGTTCTTCCCTGATCTCTGATAGCTCAATGGTTTCGCCTGCACGcgggcgcacacgcacacgctcacTGGAAAGGAAGCAACGTTTTTTTGCGCGTAGCACTGAATGAATCGCCTTCCGAGTAGAGCATTCTACACAATCTTTGTATGCACTTCTCCCTCGAATTGACTGCACAACCTTTTGTAAAGAGTCCTCCACCTACTTGGTACATCAGTAGTTCCCAACTCTGGTATTTACCCCgaaagtgctgttttttttcttcttttttttctttcttccttacTAGCATTTTAAATCTGCTCACCTGGCCTCTGTGACCCCGAAGCACTCTCTGCTAGCAGCGGGAATTTCAGAAATCAGCACTTGGGGTTCTGAGAGTGGAGAACTAcggatatacacacacacgactaGATGCCTCACGCTTTTagccacattttaaatgtgacgGACAACAAATTGATTCATTATATTGCTTTAACATATTGCGAGTAGTTCCTATGAGTTTGCTGACAACGGCACACTAAACTATAGAAAATACAAGCACTCCATGTGCATATTAATCTGTCTTTCGCTTGACGTTGCTATGACTTCCATGAGtaggtgttgttttaaaaagttcaCAAGCCACATGTGTCAGTCTGTTCTCGGCCACCTCCATGTCGTTTTTCAGTGGTTATGGAACTGCAGAGCAATGCTGTGATGGAACTCACCATGAAAATGGTTGAAACCATGAAGCATTCTGGCATTCGCGTTAAATGTCATCACTCTTGGAGCCTTTTAAATAAGTCTTACTGCAAATACCCAATTCCCACTTCGGGACATGAATGCACgagctttttattttctcatattattttcctttcttcatgtgtAGCCTATGGAAAACGGGAAAAAAAGGACCATTTCCTCCATTATGAATTCTCTAATAAAATCTTTCGTTTCTCACAAACCACTCATCCACTATTGAAACCTAGATCTCCAttgggtctctctctctgcatcctatttgctgcttccctctgctctagGGAGAGTCCATCATGGCTTCCAGCATCTCCAGGAATAGTTTGTGCATGGGAACGCCACCGCGGGTCTTGATGCTGTAGAAGGTGGTGAGAGCACGGCCAGCAGTCTGTCGGAGGAGAGGCAGTGTTAAAAGGAGGCGTCCGGCCCGCTGGGAGTCGTCTGGGCGCCGCTGACAttccagctccagcagggcCTGGTGGAGGAGGTCCCGCAGCTTCTGCACCGCCTCCGTGTCCTCGATGTAAACAGAGTCTAGCAGAACAGCAGGGAGCAGATGGAAAGGCATTGAGCAGGGTGTTTGCATTCTCTCAGCTTTTGCCACAGAAAGTTAGCGTGTTGCCCATTGACTTACCAAAAATACAAACTAATTGTAAGCTTTATTTACAAAACCAAAAGTGTAGCATCCAAAATGATCATTATGTTCAATGAGGACCTCTCTAAAACCGTTTCAGCAGAATCTGAACAATAATTACTATGTTTGTTTTTGATATAAATGACCTAATGATGTACCTAATAAACTGGAAACTGAGTGTAATTTTTCAAAAACGTAGTTAATATTCCATTTTGACATGTCACCTGAAGGTTTCCCAAGAAGTGGATTTACCGGCAAGCACTGGACCTTTAATACATCGAAAattataaatgtaataattttACTCTGACTTAAACAGAGTAATTCTTGATTTCAGCCAGAGTGACTCCACTATGAAAAGGCTGCAGCACCCTTTTTATGATCAATAATACAactagaaaaacattttttgggggtAGTTCCTCATCATGAAAAGTCAACAACATAGCTGATCAGGgtacactaaaactgtcatggCTCTAATTCCTGGCATTCTTAACAAATGTGGAGCACAATCCATTTGTCTGCATAACTGTTCAAATACACAAGGGTAAGTACCTGAGTTAGTGAGTGCGATGGCTTTAAGCATGACAAATTCCTCTCGGTCCACGTTCAGCGCCCGGAAGCGGCGAGCAAGTTGACTAATTGCGCCGTTTAGCTCCGTCAGTCCAGCAACACGGGACATCTCCTCATCGAGGACAAAATCCTCCGCGAACACCACTTCGTCCTCACAGCCAAGCGAGCGGTACGCTACACCCAGCACCAGCACTTCCAGCCACACTGACTGCAGCACGGACATCTGGTCTGCTAAGGACAGCGACAGGAAGCCTGCAGAGGAATAGGCAGAGAGGGTGGAGTTTAAAAGACTGGTTCACATTGCTGGTGTCTCCTGACTCAGGGACCAACGGTGCTTCACAATATAGAATAGTGTAAGCAgcaattatacttttttttcattaaatgcattaaatgatcttttacattttatatacagtatgtgtttcTTATTTATTTGGATTTTGTGTAACATaatatttatgtgtatatatatgtacatgtattTATTCTCGCTTCTGTACTGCATGTCGTTGCAGTTGGCAGGTTTGATGAGGAAAAAatggagacctgtcaatccAGCAGTGTGTTTATCGTCTCTTACCGGGAATGTGTTTAGCCCAGCCGATGATGACAACCAGCTCGCGGTCAGCGAGGTCACACAGTGTGGTGAGCGTGCGCTGGGCTGTGTCTGGCTGCAGAGGGTCCGGCATGGCAAATAACTTCTCTGGCTCTGCCACTAGAAGGTGGGACACGATGATGTTGGAGGAACCTGTGTCCCAGAATAGAAACAAAACGAGGGATTAATATGATGTGCAGATAAACAAGTGCATAGTACATTCGTAGACATACAGATAGACAGAGAAACTAGTAAACTAGTTTATATACACTGTACTATATGATGTATGTGAATCAGGAGCTTCCAGTTTTCCAGAACCAAAGTACAGGCAGGCACAGCACCCCACTTTTTGGCAGTAGAGGGCGCCATTATCGTATTGTCTCAAATGTTGCTTGTATGCTGTGGGCACCTCACATTTCACCTGCCAGGCATGTCCCgcatgtttgagaggaacacgCTCCtcgagttaaaaaaaacaaaactacccTAATCTAATTACTGCCTCATATTTGTGTTCCTTCTCCAACCAGTTATGTTTCTGTCCAAAATATCCTCACTTAGTAACTTTTTAAACGTTTGTGCTGAATTGTAATAATTCATGGTTTAATTATTTTGGATGTTATATTGACCTTTGGCCACccaatttaaatgaatgcatccTTGACCTTGAAGTGGATGTTTGTTCGAAATCTAAAGAATTTTTCTGAAGGCATTTCCAAGAAGGGAGCTCACAGTGtctttgacccctgacctccacAATCAAATCAGTTTCTCCAAGGTTCAAGTGGAAGTTTGTGCCAAATTGAAATCGAGCCTTCTTGAGGTATCGCATTAACGAAAATGGATCAGACGTGAGGTGAAAGTGCCTTTGACCTCAGACTCCCAAGACCCAATGTTTTTATTCTTGAGTCCAAGTGGACGTTTGTGCCGAGTTTGAAGATATTCCTTGTGGTCGTTCTCGATATACTGCATTCACAGGAATGGGagggggatggatggagggacgACCCAAAAACATAGCGCCTGTGGCTAAAAGGGTCGCCGCCGTGGAGGAATGGAAAAGGTTGAGCTCTGAAGAGGCggactctcttcctctccttctgaaCCAGAGGAACACAAGGGGGACTTGTACCACACGGAGTGCAGATTGGCTGGGTTGACATTGCTTCTGTTGCTAGCCACATGCAACTTGCCAGCACACGGTCGATGGACGGTAGACAAAAGCAGCTCCTTTTCTGCTCATTTTTCACAACTCATATTACCCTATACTGCCTGCTGTCAAACAACTCGCTAATGACAAGAGAGGAATATAAACAACACCTTTTTCACTCTCCTTTGTCAGGGGGAGAGGGGCACTCTGGTACGTTGCATTCTCCACTTCTGGGCGTCTTTTGTACTTCTGCCTTCCACCTCTGACCCTGTCCAGACGAACTCCTGCATTGGGACGACAGAATTAACACATCACGCATTCAAAAAAACCCGTAAGGCTTGACTTCAAAGAGAGGAAACCGAACCTCTGCA
Encoded proteins:
- the esrra gene encoding steroid hormone receptor ERR1, whose amino-acid sequence is MSSRERRSDVYIKAEPSSPEGGGGGRISPGGASSDSSQSGGGGTRGDGVKRYSPPLYTPALRCHFKDEGGDGAEEGSAGNGAGRCKYALSTLPKRLCLVCGDVASGYHYGVASCEACKAFFKRTIQGNIEYSCPASNECEITKRRRKACQACRFTKCLKVGMLKEGVRLDRVRGGRQKYKRRPEVENATYQSAPLPLTKESEKGSSNIIVSHLLVAEPEKLFAMPDPLQPDTAQRTLTTLCDLADRELVVIIGWAKHIPGFLSLSLADQMSVLQSVWLEVLVLGVAYRSLGCEDEVVFAEDFVLDEEMSRVAGLTELNGAISQLARRFRALNVDREEFVMLKAIALTNSDSVYIEDTEAVQKLRDLLHQALLELECQRRPDDSQRAGRLLLTLPLLRQTAGRALTTFYSIKTRGGVPMHKLFLEMLEAMMDSP